The following are encoded in a window of Pyrenophora tritici-repentis strain M4 chromosome 6, whole genome shotgun sequence genomic DNA:
- a CDS encoding CypX, Cytochrome P450, which translates to MAVNASFVSPTADAKVAQVLAQFDSNGLLSTVFTGFTVWKLVLTLVVTAIAYDQFKYIWNKGSIVGPSWKIPFIGPFLESVNPDFNKYHEKWASGPLSCVSVFHKFVVIASTRDMARKIFNSPSFVKPCVVDVAYKLLRPENWVFLDGRAHVDYRKGLNSLFTRQALEQYLPGQEDIYNTYFKRFVQLSQVENKGKHAPWMQQFRLMITALSCRTFVGHYCSDEAVKKIADDYYLITAALELVNFPVIIPFTKTWYGKKCADMVLEEFSKCAAKSKVRMAAGGKKECILDFWVDNMIESEKYRKRVEAGEKVDDSEKPATVIRWFSDLEISMTIFTFLFASQDATTSAATWLFQIMADRPEYLDKIREENIKVRNGDIHASISLDTIEKLQWTRAVVKETLRYRPPVIMVPYLAKKDFPISPEYTVPKGSMVIPTTYMALHDAEAYPNPDSFEPERWITGDADQQTKNWLVFGTGPHYCLGQTYAQANLMLMIGKASMLLDWDHQVTDQSEVIKVFATIFPMDDCLLTFKDRTAA; encoded by the exons ATGGCGGTCAACGCGAGTTTCGTATCGCCCACGGCTGATGCAAAAGTCGCTCAGGTGCTCGCACAGTTCGATAGCAATGGCCTGTTATCGACCGTCTTCACCGGCTTCACCGTCTGGAAGCTGGTCTTGACTCTTGTCGTAACGGCTATCGCATACGACCAAT TCAAATACATCTGGAACAAGGGCTCTATCGTTGGCCCGTCATGGAAGATACCTTTTATTGGACCATTCCTCGAGTCGGTCAACCCAGACTTTAACAAATACCACGAAAAATGGGCGTCGGGCCCTCTGAGCTGCGTCTCAGTCTTTCACAA ATTCGTCGTCATTGCCTCGACCCGCGACATGGCTCGCAAGATCTTCAACTCGCCAAGCTTCGTAAAGCCATGCGTCGTTGATGTCGCCTACAAGCTTCTGCGCCCCGAGAACTGGGTGTTTCTCGACGGCCGTGCCCATGTCGACTACCGCAAGGGCCTGAACAGCCTGTTCACCCGCCAAGCGCTCGAACAGTACCTCCCGGGCCAGGAGGACATTTACAATACCTACTTTAAGCGCTTCGTACAGCTCTCGCAGGTGGAGAACAAGGGCAAGCATGCCCCGTGGATGCAGCAGTTCCGTCTGATGATCACGGCCCTGAGTTGCCGCACTTTTGTCGGCCACTACTGCTCCGACGAAGCTGTCAAAAAGATCGCAGACGACTACTACCTGATTACCGCTGCGCTCGAGCTCGTCAACTTCCCCGTCATCATCCCCTTCACCAAGACCTGGTACGGCAAGAAGTGCGCCGACATGGTTCTGGAAGAGTTCTCAAAGTGTGCTGCCAAGAGCAAGGTCCGCATGGCGGCCGGAGGCAAGAAGGAGTGCATTCTCGACTTCTGGGTAGACAACATGATTGAATCGGAAAAGTACCGCAAGAGGGTTGAAGCTGGCGAGAAGGTCGATGACTCTGAGAAGCCAGCTACCGTGATTCGCTGGTTCAGTGATCTCGAAATCTCCATGACCATTTTCACCTTCTTATTTGCTTCGCAAGACGCTACTACCTCTGCTGCCACGTGGCTCTTCCAGATCATGGCCGACCGTCCCGAGTACTTGGACAAGATTCGCGAGGAGAACATCAAGGTCAGGAACGGCGACATCCACGCCTCTATTTCGCTCGACACTATTGAGAAGTTGCAATGGACTCGCGCTGTTGTCAAGGAGACGCTCCGCTATCGTCCCCCAGTCATCATGGTTCCCTACCTCGCTAAGAAGGACTTCCCCATCTCGCCCGAATACACGGTGCCCAAGGGCTCCATGGTCATCCCCACCACGTACATGGCTCTGCACGATGCGGAGGCATACCCTAACCCCGATTCGTTCGAGCCGGAGCGATGGATCACTGGTGATGCCGACCAACAAACCAAGAACTGGCTCGTATTCGGCACAGGCCCACACTACTGTTTGGGCCAGACATACGCACAAGCGAACCTCATGCTAATGATTGGTAAGGCGAGTATGTTGCTCGACTGGGACCACCAAGTCACGGATCAGAGTGAGGTAATCAAGGTGTTCGCTACAATCTTCCCCATG GATGACTGTCTGCTCACATTCAAGGACCGAACAGCGGCATAG
- a CDS encoding CCL1, Cdk activating kinase (CAK)-RNA polymerase II encodes MSDAKEDAVRLQGVAWIDQVRRALQLPIRTFNTAVIYYHKFRLLHADNEYNWADAAAAALFTACKIEDTLKKSREILCAHWNLKVGPGESLSSDDPRFENHSKLIIGLERLMLESAGFDFRNRYPQKLMVKLARALRFDASNEAKTIWNLSIDSYRTFAPLKQSTPTLAIACVELAARLHGKDATRFVDTGPVRYSKWATSRAEVMETLLDMLDLYTHHRSATSVGPSYTLEHFINIRIGLNQEASAANIPRYSQYAFETALSGDNTANGLKARNGIDPTSPLTPATPVTLSPGVDQPPKSAIGIRGQNGTVRFMLDAARAHDERAAVEKFHKVEEEEYEVEVPNDTRVDDRERDRARVGRVR; translated from the exons ATGAGCGACGCCAAAGAGGATGCCGTGCGTCTCCAAGGCGTCGCATGGATCGACCAAGTGCGACGCGCATTACAGCTTCCTATCCGCACCTTCAATACCGCCGTCATCTATTACCACAAGTTCCGTCTGCTGCATGCGGATAACGAATACAACTGGGCTGATGCAGCGGCTGCCGCCTTATTCACTGCATGCAAAATTGAGGATACATTGAAGAAGAGCAGAGAGATCTTGTGTGCACACTGGAACCTCAAGGTCGGGCCTGGTGAGAGCTTGAGCAGCGATGACCCA CGCTTTGAAAACCACTCCAAGCTCATCATCGGGCTTGAACGTCTTATGCTCGAGAGCGCCGGCTTTGACTTTCGCAACCGATACCCCCAGAAACTCATGGTCAAGCTTGCCAGGGCTCTGCGCTTTGACGCAAGCAACGAGGCCAAGACAATCTGGAACCTGAGCATCGATTCGTACCGAACATTTGCGCCGTTGAAGCAGTCTACACCGACCCTGGCTATCGCGTGCGTGGAGCTTGCAGCGAGACTGCATGGCAAGGACGCAACGCGGTTTGTGGACACAGGACCGGTTAGGTATAGCAAGTGGGCGACAAGTCGGGCAGAGGTTATGGAGACCCTCCTTGATATGCTGGATCTGTATACGCACCACCGCAGCGCGACTTCTGTCGGACCCTCGTATACACTCGAGCATTTCATCAACATTCGTATTGGGCTTAACCAGGAAGCTTCGGCAGCTAACATCCCGCGCTACTCACAGTATGCGTTTGAGACGGCTTTGAGTGGGGATAACACCGCCAATGGCCTCAAGGCACGGAATGGCATCGACCCCACGAGCCCGCTCACGCCGGCCACTCCCGTCACACTCTCACCTGGTGTCGATCAGCCACCCAAGTCTGCGATAGGGATCCGCGGTCAGAACGGCACCGTTAGGTTCATGCTGGATGCAGCACGCGCCCACGACGAACGCGCTGCGGTCGAAAAGTTCCACAAGGTCGAAGAAGAGGAGTACGAGGTTGAGGTTCCAAATGACACCAGGGTAGATGACCGGGAGAGGGATAGAGCAAGGGTTGGAAGAGTGCGTTGA
- a CDS encoding FusA, Translation elongation factors (GTPase): protein MDDPKNIRNMSVIAHVDHGKSTLTDSLVQRAGIISAAKAGEARFTDTRADEQERGVTIKSTAISLYATLKDEEDLKDIPVPTTKNDFLINLIDSPGHVDFSSEVTAALRVTDGALVVVDTIEGVCVQTETVLRQALGERIKPVVIINKVDRALLELQLSKEDLYQNFSRVIESVNVVIATYFDKTLGDVQVYPEKGTIAFGSGLHGWAFTIRQFANRYAKKFGVDKNKMMERLWGDSYFNPKTKKWTKVGTHEGKPLERAFNQFILDPIFRIFQSVMNFKTDEIPTLLEKLEIKLTSDEKDLEGKALLKVVMRKFLPAADALLEMMILHLPSPVTAQKYRMETLYEGPHDDVNAIGIRDCDHNGPLMLYVSKMVPTSDKGRFYAFGRVFSGTVRSGLKVRIQGPNYTPGKKEDLFIKAIQRTILMMGRFVEPIDNVPAGNILGLVGVDQFLLKSGTLTTNETAHNLKVMKFSVSPVVQRSVEVKNAQDLPKLVEGLKRLSKSDPCVLTYISPSGEHVVAGAGELHLEICLKDLEEDHAGVPLRISDPVVQYRETVNATSSITALSKSPNKHNRLYLTAQPLDEEVSRAIETGKIAPRDDIKTRARILADEYGWDVTDARKIWCFGPDTTGANLLIDQTKAVQYLSEIKDSVVSGFQWATKEGPIAEEPMRSIRFNIMDVTLHADAIHRGGGQIIPTARRVLYAATLLAEPTLLEPVYLVEIQVPEQAMGGIYGVLTRRRGHVFEENQRVGTPLFNVKAYLPVNESFGFTADLRAGTGGQAFPQQVFDHWQHLQGGSPLDATTMVGKIVADMRKRKGIKIEVPDVSNYYDKL from the exons ATGGACGACCCTAAGAACATTAGGAACATGTCCGTCATTGCTCACG TCGACCACGGAAAGTCCACACTCACCGACTCTCTTGTCCAGCGTGCTGGTATTATCTCAGCTGCCAAGGCTGGTGAGGCTCGTTTCACCGATACCCGAGCCGACGAGCAGGAGCGTGGTGTCACTATCAAGTCGACTGCCATTTCCCTGTACGCCACTCTCAAGGACGAGGAGGACCTCAAGGACATTCCCGTTCCTACCACCAAGAATGACTTCTTGATCAACTTGATTGACTCGCCTGGTCACGTTGACTTCTCATCTGAGGTCACTGCTGCTCTCCGTGTCACTGACGGTGCtctcgtcgtcgtcgacaCCATCGAAGGTGTGTGCGTCCAGACCGAGACTGTCCTGCGCCAGGCTCTTGGTGAGCGTATCAAGCCCGTCGTCATCATCAACAAGGTCGACCGTGCTCTTCTCGAGCTCCAGCTTTCCAAGGAGGACCTGTACCAGAACTTCTCCCGTGTCATCGAGTCCGtcaacgtcgtcatcgctACCTACTTCGACAAGACTCTTGGTGATGTCCAGGTCTACCCCGAGAAGGGTACCATTGCCTTTGGTTCCGGTCTTCACGGCTGGGCTTTCACCATCCGCCAGTTCGCCAACAGGTATGCTAAGAAATTCGGTGTTGACAAGAACAAGATGATGGAGCGTCTCTGG GGTGACAGCTACTTCAACCCCAAGACCAAGAAGTGGACCAAGGTTGGCACTCACGAGGGTAAGCCCCTTGAGCGTGCTTTCAACCAGTTCATCTTGGACCCCATCTTCCGCATCTTCCAGTCGGTCATGAACTTCAAGACTGACGAGATCCCCACTCTCCTCGAGAAGCTTGAGATCAAGCTCACCTCGGACGAGAAGGACCTTGAGGGCAAGGCTCTCCTCAAGGTGGTCATGAGGAAGTTCCTTCCCGCTGCCGACGCTCTCCTCGAGATGATGATTCTCCACCTTCCTTCTCCCGTCACCGCTCAGAAGTACCGCATGGAGACTCTCTACGAGGGTCCCCACGACGATGTCAACGCCATCGGTATCCGGGACTGCGACCACAACGGTCCTCTCATGCTGTACGTGTCCAAGATGGTGCCCACTTCCGACAAGGGTCGTTTCTACGCTTTCGGTCGTGTCTTCTCCGGTACCGTCCGCTCTGGTCTCAAGGTCCGCATCCAGGGTCCCAACTACACCCCTGGAAAGAAGGAGGACTTGTTCATCAAGGCCATCCAGCGTACCATTCTCATGATGGGCCGTTTCGTCGAGCCCATTGACAACGTGCCTGCTGGTAACATTCTTGGTCTTGTCGGTGTTGACCAGTTCTTGCTCAAGTCTGGAACTCTCACCACTAACGAGACTGCCCACAACCTCAAGGTCATGAAGTTCTCCGTCTCTCCCGTTGTCCAGCGCTCGGTTGAGGTCAAGAACGCCCAGGATCTGCCCAAGCTCGTCGAAGGTCTCAAGCGTCTCTCCAAGTCGGATCCTTGCGTTCTGACCTACATCTCCCCATCCGGTGAGCACGTTGTTGCCGGTGCCGGTGAGTTGCACTTGGAGATTTGCTTGAAGGATCTCGAGGAGGACCACGCCGGTGTTCCTCTCCGTATCTCGGACCCCGTCGTCCAGTACCGTGAGACCGTCAACGCCACCTCCAGCATCACTGCTCTGTCCAAGTCGCCCAACAAGCACAACCGTCTCTACCTCACCGCCCAGCCTTTGGACGAGGAGGTCTCCAGGGCTATCGAGACTGGCAAGATCGCTCCCCGTGACGATATCAAGACCCGTGCCCGTATCCTCGCTGACGAGTACGGCTGGGATGTTACTGATGCCCGTAAGATTTGGTGCTTCGGTCCCGACACCACTGGTGCCAACTTGCTCATTGACCAGACCAAGGCTGTGCAGTACTTGAGCGAAATCAAGGACTCCGTCGTCTCCGGTTTCCAGTGGGCGACCAAGGAAGGTCCCATTGCTGAGGAGCCCATGCGCTCTATCCGCTTCAACATCATGGATGTCACTCTCCATGCTGATGCCATTCACCGTGGTGGTGGTCAGATCATCCCTACCGCGCGTCGTGTCCTCTACGCCGCCACTCTCCTTGCCGAGCCCACTCTGCTCGAGCCCGTCTACCTCGTCGAGATCCAGGTTCCCGAGCAGGCCATGGGTGGTATCTACGGTGTCCTTACCCGAAGGAGAGGTCACGTTTTCGAGGAGAACCAGCGTGTTGGTACTCCTCTCTTCAACGTCAAGGCCTACCTTCCCGTCAACGAGTCTTTCGGTTTCACCGCCGATCTCCGTGCCGGTACCGGTGGCCAGGCCTTCCCACAACAAGTCTTCGACCATTGGCAACATCTCCAGGGTGGCTCGCCACTTGACGCCACCACCATGGTTGGCAAGATCGTTGCCGACATGCGTAAACGCAAGGGTATCAAGATTGAGGTGCCTGATGTTTCCAAC TACTACGACAAGCTATAA
- a CDS encoding RNA-binding protein (RRM domain) has translation MLLPETDHAVFKRWLLPKLETISDAEAGVLADYVVALVATDDTEANIQRSCIESLEDFLGGENTAAFVKDVIAALKEKAYLPKPTANAPIKSIVGSANFEYEPHPSNVPSDTPRGPAATRNQTGHRLPDRPTAQGIQDGSNQSRKRKVLEGDHGHSWEAQDPHYNRNGTGNRPVKQAARRGGRNAMLGGMEPHNTFTGFASMPNFVTLPAPPPGPLPFDPTDPMALFAMAAVFGANLPGMPPLPFSNEGNSRKTKCIKYHENGYCAIGKLCPYEHDDAAVEVPEYDPEQSHLTVKPNGSKARGQHRSTRGGKARTKFPPSQDPSNTTLVVDHIPEPNCNEESVRSYFSEFGSILEVEMHADKHLAIVKFADRPAAKRAKNSPKAVFENRFVKVYWHTPEVDEELAKETEKLDLEAIAIKQAEAQKAFEERRRKTEEAAARAAEIDRQLKEKNEEIEEIKRQLAELSGEVTDDFAQTLETLQKEAAELFNKHDAYESSARGRGRGVYRGAYRGHGFAPSRGGYRSRGRGFTAFGGSAVKRLDNRPRRLAVSDIEANTSRDEALRQHLLNNPGCTTIERHPEEPNALILTFKERYQAEMFLDESLSIPDVGKLELAWISNDAFGGLGASTTTPTENEPASESTDIKCEDDGDDDDSSATVGEAEGHAGQQVVRLLA, from the exons ATGCTGCTTCCAGAGACAGACCATGCCGTCTTTAAGCGTTGGCTGCTACCGAAGCTTGAGACCAT CTCGGATGCCGAGGCAGGTGTTCTTGCAGACTATGTAGTCGCATTGGTTGCGACCGACGACACGGAAGCCAATATCCAGCGCAGCTGCATTGAATCACTCGAGGATTTTCTTGGAGGAGAGA ATACAGCAGCGTTTGTAAAAGATGTGATCGCAGCACTCAAAGAAAAGGCCTATCTACCGAAACCGACAGCAAATGCGCCTATCAAGTCCATTGTTGGGAGCGCAAACTTCGAATACGAGCCTCACCCATCCAACGTACCCTCGGATACACCCAGAGGTCCGGCTGCGACTAGAAACCAGACCGGGCATCGCCTCCCCGACCGCCCGACCGCACAAGGAATACAGGATGGGTCAAACCAGTCCAGGAAGCGTAAAGTGCTTGAGGGAGACCATGGTCATTCGTGGGAGGCGCAAGATCCACACTACAATCGCAACGGTACTGGAAATAGGCCTGTGAAGCAAGCTGCACGTAGGGGTGGCAGAAATGCTATGCTGGGAGGTATGGAGCCACACAATACCTTTACTGGCTTTGCCTCGATGCCGAATTTCGTGACCTTGCCAGCACCGCCGCCAGGTCCTCTACCATTTGATCCTACAGACCCCATGGCTCTTTTTGCCATGGCCGCAGTTTTCGGCGCGAACCTACCTGGCATGCCTCCCCTGCCTTTTTCTAACGAAGGAAATAGTCGCAAAACAAAATGCATAAAATACCACGAGAACGGATACTGTGCGATTGGCAAATTGTGTCCGTACGAGCATGACGATGCTGCTGTTGAAGTCCCCGAGTACGATCCGGAACAATCACACCTAACCGTGAAGCCTAATGGATCCAAGGCTCGTGGCCAGCATCGGAGTACTAGAGGTGGCAAAGCACGCACGAAGTTTCCTCCATCACAGGATCCCTCCAACACCACACTCGTTGTAGACCATATTCCCGAACCGAATTGCAACGAGGAAAGTGTGCGAAGCTACTTCTCCGAGTTTGGCAGCATTCTGGAAGTAGAGATGCACGCAGACAAGCATTTGGCCATTGTCAAATTCGCTGATCGACCTGCTGCCAAACGAGCAAAGAATAGCCCCAAAGCTGTCTTTGAGAATAGATTTGTCAAGGTCTATTGGCACACACCGGAGGTGGACGAGGAACTGGCCAAGGAAACAGAGAAGCTTGATCTTGAGGCCATTGCGATTAAGCAGGCAGAAGCCCAAAAGGCGTTTGAGGAGCGTCGCCGTAAGACGGAGGAAGCTGCTGCAAGAGCCGCTGAGATTGACAGGCAATTAAAGGAGAAGAACGAGGAGATTGAGGAAATCAAGCGCCAACTCGCAGAGTTATCGGGCGAGGTTACCGACGACTTTGCCCAGACTCTCGAGACACTGCAAAAGGAAGCTGCCGAGCTTTTCAACAAGCACGATGCTTATGAGTCCTCTGCCCGTGGCCGTGGTCGCGGCGTATACCGCGGCGCTTACCGAGGCCACGGCTTCGCTCCCTCCAGAGGCGGCTACCGAAGTCGTGGACGGGGTTTCACCGCATTTGGTGGCAGCGCAGTCAAGAGACTCGATAACAGACCCAGACGTCTAGCCGTATCGGATATCGAAGCAAACACCTCGCGAGACGAAGCATTACGCCAACACCTCCTT AACAACCCCGGTTGCACAACCATTGAGCGTCACCCTGAAGAACCAAACGCCCTTATCCTCACCTTCAAAGAACGCTACCAAGCGGAGATGTTCCTTGATGAATCTCTTTCTATCCCGGATGTTGGTAAGCTTGAGCTCGCATGGATTTCTAATGATGCTTTTGGCGGGCTGGGTGCAAGTACTACGACGCCGACGGAGAATGAGCCTGCGTCTGAATCTACTGACATTAAGTGTGAAGACGATGGCGATGACGATGACTCTTCCGCTACCGTCGGAGAGGCTGAGGGTCACGCTGGGCAGCAAGTGG tgcgcctgctcgCGTGA
- a CDS encoding LHP1, La protein, small RNA-binding pol III transcript stabilizing protein gives MADTAVTGAAAANPAEVKTESSAQVETGAKTESSESNSKTTKTEEGEEKWALNGNSEEKNGRRNDRDDRNGRPGRGGRGGRGGRVTNLTFSMLTLRRPHNREFEKLPESDDPEEIRSQVEFYFSRANLASDHHMFMETEGPKNKPVSIHHVCTFSRMRRFKPYSAVVAALRDSKDLVVVDDGEYSKPGSEAVKRREAITVPVEDGDDEKNPSTEELFYRLKNASSNNMATSVYAKGFGSEEESGQIALEKFFRPYGAVQVRMRREDNGTWKGSVFVEFDSEDSQKQFLALDPKPKFNDNELTAMGKQDLTTS, from the exons ATGGCCGACACTGCAGTAACTGGTGCGGCTGCTGCCAACCCCGCAGAGGTCAAGACTGAGAGCTCCGCTCAGGTCGAGACTGGCGCAAAGACCGAGTCCAGCGAGTCCAACAGCAAGACTACAAAGACTGAAGAGGGAGAAGAGAAGTGGGCTCTCAACGGCAATTCTGAAGAGAAGAATGGCCGTCGCAACGACCGCGACGACCGTAATGGTCGCCCCGGTCGCGGCGGCAGAGGAGGTCGTGGCGGTCGAG TTACAAACTTGACTTTTTCAATGTTAACGTTGCGCAGGCCTCACAACCGCGAGTTTGAGAAGCTTCCCGAGTCTGACGACCCGGAAGAGATCCGCTCTCAG GTCGAGTTCTACTTCTCCAGAGCCAACCTTGCAAGCGATCACCATATGTTCATGGAGACTGAAGGTCCCAAGAACAAGCCTGTCTCAATCCACCACGTCTGCACCTTCTCGCGAATGCGCCGCTTCAAGCCCTACAGTGCTGTTGTGGCAGCTCTCCGTGACAGCAAGGACTTGGTTGTTGTTGACGACGGCGAGTACAGCAAGCCTGGTAGCGAGGCTGTCAAGCGCAGGGAGGCAATCACCGTACCTGTTGAAGATGGTGACGACGAGAAGAACCCCTCCACCGAGGAACTCTTCTACCGCCTCAAGAACGCCTCATCCAACAATATGGCAACTAGTGTGTACGCCAAGGGCTTCGGTAGCGAGGAGGAATCCGGCCAGATCGCCCTTGAGAAGTTCTTCCGTCCCTACGGCGCTGTCCAAGTTCGCATGCGTCGCGAAGACAACGGCACCTGGAAGGGTAGCGTCTTTGTCGAGTTCGACTCTGAGGACTCCCAGAAGCAGTTCCTCGCTCTCGACCCCAAGCCCAAGTTCAACGACAACGAACTCACTGCCATGGGCAAGCAGGA CCTGACCACCTCATGA
- a CDS encoding mitochondrial 37S ribosomal protein uS4m, with protein MPRKKPRFHSLKKLNVRQNWSRWSLYALSQLKQPNLSTRTYFQQKWTAKASTRAYHGEHIREKKWKHMFRRNLPAVVAMDHRYLARHDGSEQAAGRGMGADQAEKARTPPMTPYMQMAYYPLERRLDTAIFRALFASSVRQARQFVVHGLVKVNGKKMIYPGYALNPGDMFQVEPSSVMFATGAPKTRSSTARRVTKEKAAARAEAREQSGGQTPKQSPQTDLTTSSAREEPTPAELKKQLQDLMQQVDGVLAEDVKAKDKQKFRAFRQSVRRAISLWRSANPETISTLDTQFEFLKTQIAERQAELSSSSSQSSRDRNDTTANEPLISDEDQARLRSAFEKLRLETEHTSAWNRRNAQAPYATPWRPRDYMSAFAFIPRYLEVNQNVCAAVYLRHPVARQGLAEVPTPFHIETGQLAFNWYLRNR; from the exons ATGCCGAGGAAGAAGCCGAGGTTCCATTCGCTGAAGAAGCTG AATGTGCGCCAGAACTGGTCTAGATGGTCGTTATACGCTCTCTCGCAGCTGAAGCAGCCAAACCTATCGACTCGAACATATTTCCAGCAGAAATGGACGGCCAAGGCATCGACAAGAGCTTACCATGGCGAGCACATACGGGAGAAGAAGTGGAAGCACATGTTCAGAAGGAACCTACCCGCAGTCGTCGCCATGGACCATAGATATCTCGCCCGTCACGATGGATCAGAACAAGCCGCAGGGCGAGGAATGGGAGCAGATCAAGCAGAAAAAGCCCGCACACCACCCATGACGCCGTACATGCAAATGGCCTACTACCCCCTCGAACGACGACTGGACACGGCCATTTTCAGAGCCCTCTTTGCAAGCAGTGTACGACAAGCTCGACAGTTTGTCGTACATGGATTGGTCAAGGTCAATGGCAAGAAG ATGATATACCCCGGCTACGCCCTCAACCCCGGTGACATGTTCCAAGTAGAGCCCTCATCCGTCATGTTCGCAACCGGTGCACCAAAAACGCGATCCTCAACCGCCCGCCGGGTAACCAAAGAAAAAGCCGCCGCCCGCGCCGAAGCCCGTGAGCAAAGCGGTGGACAAACCCCCAAACAGTCCCCCCAAACCGACCTCACCACCTCCTCAGCGCGCGAAGAGCCCACACCCGCAGAACTGAAAAAACAACTCCAAGACCTAATGCAGCAAGTCGACGGCGTCCTCGCCGAAGACGTAAAGGCAAAAGACAAGCAAAAATTCCGTGCCTTCCGCCAATCCGTCCGCCGCGCAATCTCCCTCTGGCGCTCTGCAAACCCGGAAACTATATCTACCCTAGACACGCAATTCGAATTCCTCAAAACGCAAATCGCTGAACGCCAGGCCGAACTGTCTTCCTCCTCATCCCAATCTTCCCGCGATCGCAACGACACCACCGCAAACGAACCCCTCATCTCAGACGAAGACCAAGCCCGCCTGCGCTCTGCGTTTGAAAAATTACGCCTCGAAACTGAACATACGTCTGCGTGGAATAGACGCAACGCTCAAGCGCCGTATGCGACACCCTGGCGTCCTAGGGATTATATGAGTGCGTTTGCGTTTATACCACGGTATCTCGAGGTTAATCAGAATGTTTGTGCCGCGGTTTATTTGAGACATCCCGTTGCGAGACAGGGGCTTGCCGAGGTGCCGACGCCGTTCCATATTGAGACGGGGCAGTTGGCTTTTAACTGGTATTTGAGGAATCGGTAG
- a CDS encoding LSM1, Small nuclear ribonucleoprotein (snRNP) protein has translation MLVELKSGETLNGLLVNCDTWMNLTLREVVQTSADGDKFMKLPEIYVRGSTIKYLRVPDEIVDVVKEQQAKDQANRGGRGGGMHGRGDHRGDRGGGSIPIAATRHPAHPMHIHKPPEPCSDVKVQAISRSKKAVIVDQPGAVRLHYMEYPYYRPYKLEMLWLLHVHAGEPSLVNCSLGTPLAYTDA, from the exons ATGCTGGTTGAACTGAAGAGCGGCGAAACCCTTAACGGACTCTTAGTCAATTGCGACACATGGATGAACCTCACACTACGAGAGGTTGTGCAAACGAGCGCCGACGGTGACAAGTTCATGAAACTACCAGAGATCTACGTTCGTGGAAGTACA ATCAAGTACCTTCGAGTGCCGGACGAAATTGTCGACGTCGTAAAGGAACAACAGGCCAAGGACCAGGCGAACCGGGGCGGCCGAGGAGGTGGCATGCATGGACGCGGAGACCACCGGGGCGACCGCGGGGGAG GCTCAATTCCTATCGCTGCTACGCGGCATCCGGCACATCCGATGCACATACACAAACCTCCGGAGCCTTGTTCAGATGTCAAGGTCCAGGCAATATCAAGGAGCAAGAAAGCAGTTATTGTGGACCAACCCGGCGCGGTCCGGCTCCACTATATGGAATACCCCTACTATCGACCCTACAAGCTTGAGATGCTTTGGTTGCTACATGTCCATGCTGGAGAGCCATCTCTCGTAAATTGTAGTCTTGGCACACCCTTAGCCTACACTGACGCGTAG
- a CDS encoding FabG, Dehydrogenase with different specificities (related to short-chain alcohol dehydrogenase), which translates to MYTVKLGLYYLKKNPGDGSIVMTSSAAGFYRLPSPDYNATKHAVIGLMRGLEPLLHPRVPIRINVVAPSWTDTALVPPVVKTIMGDIFQSPDVMARATVLLMVDKERHGNMVFGQGGKCVELENGENGYVAFTDKTAQMVGVKEVQAAALAQFV; encoded by the exons ATGTATACGGTTAAACTGGGGTTGTATTACCTCAAGAAGAACCCAGGTGATGGGAGCATTGTCATGACGAGCTCGGCAGCAGGTTTCTATCGCCTGCCCTCCCCGGATTACA ACGCGACCAAGCACGCCGTCATTGGGCTCATGCGTGGTCTCGAGCCGCTGCTTCATCCCAGAGTACCAATCCGTATTAATGTAGTCGCCCCGTCCTGGACTGACACAGCCCTTGTGCCGCCCGTGGTCAAGACCATCATGGGAGATATATTCCAATCCCCGGATGTCATGGCTCGCGCCACTGTTCTGCTGATGGTGGACAAGGAGCGCCATGGCAATATGGTGTTTGGTCAAGGTGGCAAATGTGTCGAGTTGGAAAATGGAGAGAATGGGTACGTTGCATTCACGGACAAGACTGCTCAGATGGTAGGCGTGAAGGAAGTGCAAGCTGCTGCACTGGCGCAGTTCGTGTAG